One Mycoplasmoides pneumoniae FH genomic region harbors:
- the def gene encoding peptide deformylase, translating into MELLPTKAWLVLDDVKEINEPTKPVQFPLDQASLDCIAKMMAYVDASYNGDAEKYGIIPGIGIAANQIGYWKQMFYIHLMDGGVEHKCLLINPKIINLSANKSFLKSGEGCLSVPKMHQGYVIRHEWITITGFDWLQQKEITITATGLFGMCLQHEFDHLQGRFYYHRINPLNPLFTNKEWKVINPALPSDSE; encoded by the coding sequence ATGGAATTATTGCCAACTAAAGCATGACTAGTGCTGGACGATGTTAAGGAAATTAACGAACCGACTAAACCAGTTCAGTTTCCCTTAGACCAAGCGAGTCTCGATTGCATTGCCAAAATGATGGCTTACGTTGATGCATCTTACAACGGTGATGCTGAGAAGTATGGCATTATTCCCGGCATTGGGATTGCCGCTAACCAAATTGGTTATTGAAAGCAAATGTTCTACATCCACCTAATGGATGGTGGGGTGGAACACAAGTGTCTGTTAATTAATCCCAAGATTATCAACTTAAGTGCCAACAAATCCTTTTTAAAGAGCGGTGAGGGTTGTTTGAGTGTTCCCAAAATGCACCAGGGTTATGTTATTCGCCACGAATGGATTACGATCACTGGTTTTGATTGACTCCAACAAAAAGAGATCACCATTACTGCTACTGGTTTATTTGGGATGTGCTTGCAACACGAATTCGATCATTTGCAAGGGCGGTTTTACTACCACCGCATTAATCCGCTAAACCCTTTGTTTACAAATAAAGAGTGGAAGGTAATTAACCCGGCTTTACCGTCAGATAGTGAATAA
- the gmk gene encoding guanylate kinase — MQSRLAWSKGNWTGLVGSLISLTSSSTSHALVGNNSILICGKIKIILNIEMVDTGRIFVITGPSGVGKSSLVRCLIDHFKDKLRYSISATTRKMRNSETEGVDYFFKDKAEFEKLIAADAFVEWAMYNDNYYGTLKSQAEQIIHNGGNLVLEIEYQGALQVKQKYPNDVVLIFIKPPSMEELLVRLKKRNDEDAITIQNRLKQAEKECQQIGHFKYVVTNNEFDKTLAELQAILLAEFN; from the coding sequence ATGCAATCGAGACTCGCTTGGTCTAAGGGAAACTGAACTGGTTTAGTCGGTTCGTTAATTTCCTTAACATCGTCCAGCACTAGTCATGCTTTAGTTGGCAATAATTCCATATTAATTTGCGGTAAAATTAAAATTATTCTAAATATTGAAATGGTCGATACAGGGAGAATTTTTGTCATTACCGGACCGAGCGGTGTTGGCAAAAGTAGCCTTGTTAGATGTTTAATTGACCATTTCAAAGATAAACTGCGCTACAGCATTTCCGCTACCACCCGTAAAATGCGTAACAGCGAAACTGAGGGTGTGGATTACTTCTTTAAAGATAAAGCGGAGTTTGAAAAACTGATTGCTGCTGATGCCTTTGTGGAGTGAGCGATGTATAACGATAACTACTATGGTACCCTTAAATCCCAAGCTGAACAAATTATTCACAACGGTGGCAACTTGGTGTTAGAAATTGAATATCAAGGTGCTTTACAAGTTAAGCAAAAGTATCCCAATGATGTGGTGCTAATTTTTATTAAACCACCTTCAATGGAAGAGTTGTTAGTGCGCTTAAAGAAGCGTAATGACGAGGATGCAATAACAATTCAAAACCGATTGAAACAAGCTGAGAAGGAATGTCAACAAATTGGTCACTTTAAGTATGTGGTTACCAACAACGAGTTTGACAAGACCTTAGCGGAGTTACAAGCAATTTTACTAGCTGAATTTAATTAA
- a CDS encoding PP2C family serine/threonine-protein phosphatase: protein MDSTNQNLFASLSKKGPVRKENQDFSVVTFNRFGQLMSLVCDGLGGYKGGKMASALVSEVFTKSFTVFDFHSQTERAVKQWFEITLIEARRTLEQYFQTIKRNQVQFARMATTLVLSIISKQNIWTFWVGDSRAYLINSYQSLQITEDHNLYNQLLQMHATPDVIASYKDKLLALTATVSKDQERQLKYSFRCDVVNAWDFLLLCSDGLYNFLDPNCFYEVITSAPNLKKAVTQLAKLSLDNASNDNITLNLINLKQWH from the coding sequence ATGGACAGCACCAACCAAAACCTGTTCGCGTCATTGTCCAAAAAAGGACCCGTTCGCAAAGAAAATCAGGACTTTAGTGTTGTTACTTTCAACCGCTTTGGTCAGTTAATGAGCCTTGTTTGTGATGGTTTAGGCGGTTATAAGGGCGGTAAGATGGCTAGTGCCTTGGTGAGTGAAGTTTTTACCAAGTCCTTTACAGTCTTTGATTTTCATAGTCAAACTGAAAGGGCAGTGAAACAGTGGTTTGAAATTACTTTAATTGAAGCGCGGCGCACCTTAGAACAGTACTTTCAAACAATTAAACGTAACCAAGTCCAGTTTGCGCGAATGGCGACTACCTTAGTGTTGAGTATTATAAGTAAGCAAAACATTTGAACCTTTTGGGTGGGTGATTCACGTGCTTATTTAATTAACAGTTACCAAAGCTTGCAAATTACCGAAGACCATAACCTGTACAACCAACTGTTACAGATGCACGCTACCCCTGATGTGATTGCCTCTTATAAAGACAAGCTGTTAGCCCTCACTGCTACCGTTTCCAAAGATCAGGAACGCCAGTTGAAATACAGCTTTAGGTGTGATGTAGTAAACGCTTGGGACTTTTTACTGTTGTGCTCTGATGGTCTGTACAACTTCTTGGATCCCAACTGCTTTTATGAGGTCATTACTAGTGCACCTAACCTCAAAAAGGCCGTTACACAACTAGCAAAGTTGAGCTTGGATAACGCTAGTAATGACAACATTACGCTCAACTTGATTAATTTAAAACAATGGCACTAA
- a CDS encoding serine/threonine-protein kinase, translating into MALNLKIGDIVQNKYRIEKLINRGGMNSYLFLASNLHVQEFGPLQKRQFTRLVLKVVQRTDKINDNNWKKFLDETITTTRVSHKNLVQTFDVVSPRLSVLSENQVIVLEDTVMIVMEYVDGPSLREMLNQKGYFSVQEVVYYFTKLVKVINYLHSFEHQIIHRDLKPENILFTSNLTDIKLLDFGIASAVIRNAEKTEVLTDENSLFGTVSYMTPEVLESTVNKEGKRIRKPPTVQYDIYSLGVILFEMLVGRVPFNKSIDPKKERETIQKARNFDVPLMGNLRSDVPVSLENIVFKCTAVKRENSKWMYSDTKQLLADLAQWQTEQTLIKPVHERILEGQNEMRELMVSNYLPWYLRKGVLIFFSVVLLALLIAVVSFFIITGVVVHS; encoded by the coding sequence ATGGCACTAAATTTAAAGATTGGTGACATTGTCCAAAACAAGTACCGGATTGAAAAGCTAATCAACCGTGGCGGGATGAACTCTTACCTGTTTTTAGCGAGCAACCTCCACGTCCAGGAATTTGGTCCACTGCAAAAGCGCCAGTTTACCCGGTTGGTGTTAAAGGTAGTACAACGCACCGACAAGATTAACGACAACAACTGGAAGAAGTTTTTGGATGAAACCATTACCACGACACGGGTGTCACACAAAAATCTGGTGCAAACCTTTGATGTAGTTAGCCCCCGTTTAAGCGTTTTGAGTGAAAACCAGGTGATCGTTTTAGAGGACACGGTGATGATTGTAATGGAGTATGTTGATGGTCCTTCTTTGCGTGAAATGCTCAACCAGAAGGGTTACTTTAGTGTGCAGGAGGTGGTGTACTACTTTACAAAGCTAGTCAAAGTAATTAACTACCTCCACAGTTTTGAACACCAAATTATTCACCGTGATCTAAAGCCAGAAAACATCCTGTTTACGAGTAACTTGACTGACATTAAACTGCTTGACTTTGGCATTGCTTCCGCTGTTATTCGTAACGCTGAGAAAACTGAAGTGTTAACGGACGAAAACTCGTTGTTTGGTACAGTTAGTTATATGACACCCGAAGTGTTGGAAAGTACTGTCAACAAAGAAGGCAAACGGATTCGTAAACCCCCTACAGTTCAGTATGACATCTATTCATTAGGAGTTATTTTGTTTGAAATGTTAGTCGGACGCGTACCGTTCAATAAATCGATTGATCCTAAAAAAGAACGGGAAACCATCCAAAAGGCGCGTAACTTTGATGTACCTTTAATGGGAAACTTGCGCAGTGATGTTCCGGTTAGTTTGGAAAACATTGTCTTTAAATGTACGGCTGTTAAACGTGAAAACAGTAAGTGGATGTATAGTGACACGAAGCAACTCTTGGCTGATTTGGCGCAATGACAAACCGAGCAAACCTTAATTAAACCAGTGCACGAACGTATTCTAGAAGGACAAAACGAAATGCGTGAACTAATGGTAAGTAATTACCTACCGTGGTATTTAAGGAAGGGTGTTTTGATCTTTTTTTCTGTTGTTTTATTAGCACTCTTAATTGCTGTAGTTAGCTTTTTTATTATTACTGGGGTAGTTGTCCATTCGTAA
- the rsgA gene encoding ribosome small subunit-dependent GTPase A, with protein sequence MSIRKTGIVFQRFGKQFKVFVENQTLVAFAQKKLQWKRDFKLLVGDKVTLENGVIVAVEERKNTLVRPKVVNVDQVVIVQSLIEPKINWQQLFKLLIHFHAQNVARLVLVITKNDLEFEPAEKARLSELTSFGYQLFFTAPNADLPLTLFTELQNRFSVFMGQSGVGKSSLINRLDSQIHQAIQALSAHQFGKNTTTSTVMFPFQNGFICDTPGFNVIDFPNLKQLAAQHFVGFASLIGQCHFSNCTHQSEKGCFIVSAVTQKSYSLWLYESYLKLIN encoded by the coding sequence TTGTCCATTCGTAAAACTGGCATAGTATTTCAACGCTTTGGAAAGCAGTTTAAGGTGTTTGTAGAAAACCAAACACTAGTTGCTTTTGCACAGAAAAAACTACAGTGAAAGCGCGATTTTAAACTGTTAGTTGGGGACAAAGTTACCCTTGAGAATGGTGTCATTGTCGCAGTTGAAGAGCGTAAAAACACACTGGTGCGCCCAAAGGTAGTTAATGTAGATCAGGTAGTAATAGTCCAATCACTAATTGAACCCAAGATTAACTGACAACAGTTGTTTAAATTGTTAATCCATTTTCACGCTCAAAACGTGGCACGGTTAGTGTTAGTCATTACTAAAAACGACCTTGAGTTTGAACCTGCTGAAAAAGCCCGTTTAAGTGAACTAACCAGCTTTGGTTACCAACTCTTTTTTACAGCCCCTAATGCTGATTTACCTCTCACTTTATTTACAGAATTGCAAAACCGTTTTAGTGTATTCATGGGACAATCAGGGGTCGGTAAGTCTAGCCTTATTAACCGTTTGGACAGTCAAATTCACCAAGCGATCCAAGCGCTTTCAGCACACCAGTTCGGTAAAAACACCACCACTTCCACGGTGATGTTTCCCTTCCAAAACGGCTTTATTTGTGACACCCCTGGCTTTAATGTAATTGACTTTCCCAACCTCAAACAATTAGCAGCCCAACACTTTGTCGGTTTTGCTAGCTTAATTGGTCAATGCCATTTTTCCAACTGCACCCATCAAAGCGAAAAAGGTTGTTTTATTGTAAGTGCTGTAACCCAAAAATCGTATTCCTTGTGACTTTATGAGAGCTATCTAAAGTTGATTAATTAA
- a CDS encoding glucose-6-phosphate isomerase: MESKWLTVDTKHLYGFDEAIFIQKYQKKVNQIHQQFLNQQLPDGHMNGWYSQPDQDHKGLLKQINTIAKQFNALKVTDIVYLGIGGSYTGIRAILDFLKPEQKANIKVHFVPDISAFNIAAVAKAIKGKSWALVVTSKSGRTLEPAVTFRYFRNLLHKQYKQKHALRTVVITDAVKGLLVGMSNQYGYAHLTIPSNIGGRFSTLSPAGLLLAKLCGHDPKQLLLGTLTAKQELANSDLNTNSAYYYAALRHWLYTTKKLKIEVTVAYHSAYEYLLLQHRQLFGESEGKGGKSLFPTFSLFTTDLHSMGQLYQEGEKNFFETVIQVQTQFHDLELPPSDFNNDDQLDYLLAKSMNEISNTALEAVVEAHFQSNVNIIKLTLKERTTFMFGYFYFWLSMATMMSGSLLGHNVFDQPGVEVYKQLMFAKLGRE, translated from the coding sequence ATGGAAAGTAAATGGTTAACAGTTGACACTAAGCACCTCTATGGTTTTGATGAAGCGATTTTTATTCAGAAATACCAAAAAAAAGTTAACCAAATTCACCAACAGTTTTTAAATCAACAACTACCCGATGGTCACATGAATGGCTGGTATAGTCAACCCGATCAAGACCACAAGGGTTTGCTAAAACAAATTAACACAATTGCCAAACAGTTTAATGCTCTAAAAGTAACTGACATAGTGTATTTAGGTATTGGTGGTTCTTATACTGGCATTCGTGCCATCTTAGACTTTTTAAAACCAGAACAGAAGGCGAATATCAAAGTGCACTTTGTTCCTGACATATCGGCCTTTAACATTGCTGCAGTTGCTAAAGCAATTAAGGGTAAATCATGAGCTTTGGTAGTAACTTCTAAATCTGGTCGCACACTCGAGCCGGCTGTTACCTTTCGGTACTTCCGTAATTTATTGCACAAACAATACAAGCAAAAACATGCTTTACGCACAGTTGTGATTACCGATGCCGTTAAGGGTTTACTAGTTGGCATGAGTAACCAGTACGGTTATGCACACTTAACTATTCCAAGCAATATTGGTGGGCGTTTTTCAACTCTTTCACCCGCCGGTTTACTGTTAGCTAAACTTTGTGGTCATGATCCGAAACAGCTCTTATTGGGTACTTTGACAGCCAAACAAGAGTTAGCAAACAGTGATTTAAACACTAATTCGGCTTATTATTATGCTGCTTTGCGTCACTGACTTTACACGACAAAGAAGCTCAAAATAGAAGTGACGGTAGCATACCACAGTGCTTATGAGTACCTCTTGTTGCAACACCGCCAACTGTTCGGTGAATCAGAGGGTAAAGGTGGTAAGTCCCTGTTCCCTACCTTTTCGCTATTTACCACTGACTTACACTCAATGGGGCAGTTGTACCAAGAAGGGGAAAAGAACTTCTTTGAAACAGTGATACAAGTGCAAACACAATTTCACGACTTGGAACTACCACCATCAGACTTTAACAATGATGATCAGCTAGATTACTTATTGGCTAAAAGTATGAATGAAATTTCAAACACTGCCCTAGAAGCAGTTGTGGAAGCTCATTTTCAATCAAACGTTAACATCATTAAGTTAACGCTCAAAGAAAGAACAACCTTTATGTTTGGTTACTTTTACTTCTGGTTATCAATGGCCACAATGATGAGTGGTTCACTGCTGGGACACAACGTCTTTGATCAACCAGGGGTGGAAGTGTACAAGCAGTTAATGTTTGCTAAACTTGGTCGTGAATAG
- a CDS encoding ribulose-phosphate 3-epimerase, which translates to MLNLVVNREIAFSLLPLLHQFDRKLLEQFFADGLRLIHYDVMDHFVDNTVFQGEHLDELQQIGFQVNVHLMVQALEQILPVYLHHQAVKRISFHVEPFDIPTIKHFIAQIKQAGKQVGLAFKFTTPLVNYERLVQQLDFVTLMSVPPGKGGQAFNSAVFNNLKQAHKYHCSIEIDGGIKLDNIHQIQDDVNFIVMGSGFIKLERWQRQQLLKTNQ; encoded by the coding sequence TTGCTAAACTTGGTCGTGAATAGGGAAATTGCCTTTTCGCTTTTACCACTGTTACACCAGTTTGACCGCAAGTTGTTAGAACAATTCTTTGCGGACGGCTTGCGCTTAATCCACTATGACGTGATGGACCATTTTGTGGACAACACTGTCTTTCAAGGGGAACATTTAGATGAATTACAACAAATTGGTTTTCAGGTCAATGTACATTTGATGGTACAAGCATTAGAACAAATCTTGCCAGTATACCTCCACCATCAAGCCGTTAAGCGTATTTCCTTTCACGTTGAACCGTTTGATATCCCTACCATCAAACACTTTATTGCGCAAATTAAACAAGCGGGAAAACAAGTCGGTTTAGCGTTTAAATTCACCACTCCGCTTGTAAATTACGAGCGCTTGGTGCAACAACTGGACTTTGTTACCTTAATGAGTGTCCCCCCAGGAAAGGGCGGGCAAGCCTTTAACAGTGCTGTTTTTAATAACTTAAAACAAGCCCACAAATACCACTGCTCAATTGAAATCGATGGTGGGATCAAATTAGATAACATTCACCAAATCCAGGATGATGTCAATTTTATTGTCATGGGAAGTGGCTTTATAAAATTAGAACGATGGCAGCGCCAACAGCTGCTCAAAACCAATCAATAA
- the asnS gene encoding asparagine--tRNA ligase has protein sequence MSATAISDLFEKPAQFKNKKIKLTGWLKNKRTSANIIFLEVNDGSTLLNLQAVVKQDQPELFALAESISLASAVSVSGTVALTPKSKQPLELVVKQINVLSTARADYPLQKKEHSLEFFRNNAYLRVRARTYFAIMKVRSLLSQAIFDYFFKNDFVLVHSPILTSNDCEGAGETFELKQGKEFFNKTTYLTVSGQFGAECYAQAFKKVFTFGPTFRAEKSHTSRHLSEFWMIEPEVAFANLKDLIKLIESTVKTVIKQVMQKAKQELDFLEKQFDVKLMERLKQITSTKNFHVLEYIKALEILKTAQASGQANFEVQDFNFGLDLKTEHERFLCEQHFHNQPVFVINYPKDLKAFYMKQNADGRTVGAVDLLFPQIGEICGGSEREGNLEKLVERCQAMQIDTQTLNWYLDMRKWGYFASAGFGLGFDRLLAYICGLENIRDAIPFPRAHGSINY, from the coding sequence ATGTCTGCAACTGCTATTAGCGATCTCTTTGAAAAACCAGCCCAATTTAAAAACAAGAAAATTAAGCTAACGGGTTGATTGAAAAACAAACGTACTAGCGCCAACATTATCTTTTTGGAAGTTAATGATGGATCAACGCTGTTAAACCTACAAGCGGTGGTTAAACAAGACCAACCGGAGTTGTTTGCATTAGCTGAATCAATTAGTTTAGCGAGTGCTGTAAGTGTTTCTGGTACTGTAGCGTTAACACCCAAATCCAAACAACCCTTGGAATTAGTAGTCAAACAAATTAATGTATTGAGTACTGCGCGAGCAGACTATCCACTCCAAAAAAAGGAACACAGCTTGGAGTTTTTCCGCAACAACGCCTATTTGCGCGTACGAGCCCGTACCTACTTTGCCATCATGAAAGTGCGCAGTCTGTTGTCACAAGCCATTTTTGACTACTTCTTTAAGAATGACTTTGTTTTAGTGCACAGTCCAATTCTTACTAGCAACGACTGTGAGGGGGCAGGTGAGACCTTTGAATTAAAGCAAGGTAAGGAATTCTTTAATAAGACTACTTACCTTACTGTCAGTGGTCAGTTTGGTGCGGAGTGTTACGCCCAAGCCTTTAAAAAAGTGTTTACCTTCGGGCCGACTTTTCGCGCTGAAAAATCACACACTTCACGGCACCTTAGTGAGTTTTGGATGATTGAACCAGAAGTTGCTTTTGCCAACCTCAAGGACTTAATTAAGCTAATTGAAAGCACTGTCAAAACCGTGATTAAACAGGTTATGCAAAAAGCCAAGCAGGAACTCGACTTTTTAGAAAAGCAGTTTGATGTCAAATTAATGGAACGCTTAAAGCAAATTACAAGTACCAAAAACTTCCATGTTTTGGAATACATCAAGGCCTTAGAGATTTTAAAAACAGCCCAAGCTAGTGGTCAAGCTAACTTTGAGGTACAAGACTTTAACTTCGGTTTAGATCTCAAAACGGAACACGAACGCTTTTTGTGTGAACAGCATTTTCACAACCAACCGGTGTTTGTAATTAACTACCCCAAGGACCTTAAGGCCTTTTACATGAAGCAAAATGCTGATGGTAGAACTGTTGGTGCGGTTGACCTTTTATTTCCCCAAATTGGTGAGATCTGTGGTGGGAGTGAACGGGAAGGTAATCTAGAAAAACTAGTGGAACGTTGCCAAGCAATGCAAATTGATACCCAAACACTTAACTGGTATTTAGATATGCGTAAATGGGGTTACTTTGCCTCAGCTGGCTTTGGTTTAGGGTTTGATCGTTTACTAGCTTACATCTGTGGATTGGAAAACATCCGTGATGCGATCCCCTTTCCCCGTGCCCATGGTTCCATTAACTATTAA
- the pgsA gene encoding CDP-diacylglycerol--glycerol-3-phosphate 3-phosphatidyltransferase: protein MRSPFPVPMVPLTIKTWQKKLPNWLTIYRIFIAVPTIIFLGLNHLLGSVASFTVLGNVTIHLQVSLFIGGVLFITAVISDYLDGYWARKWRVVSNFGKLWDPLADKVIINGVLIVLVAYGYFHFSFLIVIVLRDLVLDGLRFYAQEKQLIIPANQWGKWKTTWQMIAILMSCFVFSFSLKETNSANTKIFYWAIVHLPYYLATAFSLVSFGIYAQQIYKTIKVKVKL, encoded by the coding sequence ATGCGATCCCCTTTCCCCGTGCCCATGGTTCCATTAACTATTAAAACTTGACAGAAAAAGTTACCTAATTGGTTAACCATTTACCGCATTTTTATTGCTGTACCTACCATTATTTTTTTGGGATTAAATCACTTACTTGGTAGTGTTGCTAGTTTTACAGTGTTAGGCAATGTCACCATTCACCTACAGGTTAGCCTTTTTATTGGGGGAGTCTTGTTTATTACCGCAGTTATTTCTGATTATTTAGATGGGTATTGAGCGCGGAAGTGAAGGGTTGTGTCTAACTTCGGTAAGCTGTGAGATCCGTTAGCTGACAAGGTGATTATTAACGGTGTCTTAATTGTCCTAGTAGCATATGGCTACTTTCACTTTAGTTTTTTAATTGTGATTGTGCTGCGTGATTTAGTGCTAGACGGATTGCGCTTTTACGCTCAGGAAAAACAGCTAATTATTCCCGCCAACCAATGGGGTAAGTGAAAAACCACTTGACAAATGATAGCAATCTTAATGAGCTGTTTTGTGTTTAGTTTTTCTTTGAAGGAAACCAACAGTGCTAACACAAAAATCTTTTACTGAGCCATAGTGCATTTGCCCTATTATTTAGCTACAGCCTTCTCCTTGGTCTCGTTTGGTATTTACGCCCAACAAATATATAAAACCATTAAGGTTAAAGTAAAGTTATAA
- a CDS encoding 2-C-methyl-D-erythritol 4-phosphate cytidylyltransferase — MQRTLNVGVILCESFISNAQNPVNSYIKIYENVRMFEFAIKLLQESRINFQKILLYVLEEQIPLVEKVVAKYENCWVFRSKHNEVEDIYEAKGFIEDKYKIGLKSSKNQASSYYDNCCFVVLEACRPLTSKKVVKNVYEKAMIDGAAVAVLPFERQLVCGDNTKAVRQLKDKGNMNYWRQSSTWELQFPQAYTLNKLNQYHKNLFMKARNMLDLMNISAKNPLSIVDGSAYSFRVVTSLDFEILLGILRNG; from the coding sequence ATGCAGCGTACTTTAAATGTTGGGGTGATCCTGTGTGAAAGCTTTATTTCCAACGCCCAAAACCCAGTTAACTCCTACATTAAGATTTACGAAAACGTGAGGATGTTTGAGTTTGCGATTAAGCTACTTCAAGAATCGCGAATTAACTTCCAAAAGATCCTTTTATACGTTTTGGAAGAGCAAATTCCACTTGTGGAAAAAGTAGTTGCCAAGTACGAAAACTGCTGGGTCTTTCGTTCCAAGCACAACGAGGTTGAGGACATTTATGAAGCCAAGGGCTTTATTGAAGACAAGTACAAAATTGGTTTAAAAAGTTCTAAAAACCAAGCCTCTTCGTATTATGACAACTGTTGTTTTGTTGTCTTGGAAGCATGTCGACCTTTAACTTCCAAGAAGGTTGTTAAAAACGTGTATGAAAAGGCAATGATTGACGGTGCCGCTGTAGCTGTACTACCGTTTGAAAGGCAGCTTGTTTGTGGTGATAATACTAAGGCGGTGCGCCAGTTAAAGGACAAGGGCAACATGAACTATTGGCGTCAAAGTAGTACTTGGGAGTTGCAATTTCCCCAGGCTTATACGCTCAATAAGTTAAACCAGTATCATAAAAACCTCTTTATGAAGGCGCGGAACATGCTTGATTTAATGAACATTTCCGCTAAGAATCCCCTAAGCATTGTCGATGGTAGTGCTTACAGCTTTCGTGTAGTTACTAGCCTGGACTTTGAAATTTTGTTAGGTATTTTGCGCAATGGATAG
- a CDS encoding MPN256 family protein → MDRKIVQLIHNFSGTEKLKAAVFSHDEQCFFDFVSFDELNSKLTGFLLFDSLEKLFKLVETIQQKRSWLYVDELWLINTATDNQQLNEVSVWLVKKELAQVGVLTQLDTSLVKLLMASKNTDSALYNTYIKPVELQQFTQTPAPDNVNAEQSHLTLESTTDLNNSQLANTPALWEVEQTTQELLPTMDFSKFIDELDQITKNFSDLELEPLSFNEGFDEWNQE, encoded by the coding sequence ATGGATAGAAAAATAGTTCAACTAATTCATAACTTTAGCGGTACAGAAAAACTAAAAGCAGCTGTTTTTTCACACGACGAACAGTGTTTCTTTGACTTTGTTAGCTTCGATGAATTAAACAGTAAGCTAACTGGGTTTCTGTTATTTGACAGCTTGGAGAAGCTGTTCAAACTAGTAGAAACAATTCAGCAAAAGCGCAGTTGGCTTTATGTTGATGAATTGTGACTGATCAATACTGCAACTGACAACCAACAACTCAATGAAGTGAGCGTTTGGTTAGTGAAAAAGGAGCTTGCGCAAGTCGGTGTTTTAACCCAATTGGATACTAGTTTAGTCAAGCTTTTAATGGCTTCCAAAAATACTGACAGTGCCCTTTACAACACTTACATTAAACCAGTGGAGTTGCAACAGTTTACCCAAACACCAGCTCCTGATAACGTTAATGCAGAGCAATCGCATTTAACCTTGGAGTCTACCACCGACTTGAACAACAGTCAACTAGCCAATACTCCAGCGTTGTGGGAAGTGGAACAAACGACCCAGGAATTGTTACCAACCATGGACTTTTCTAAGTTTATTGATGAATTAGATCAAATTACCAAAAACTTTTCTGATTTAGAGTTAGAACCACTTAGTTTTAACGAAGGTTTTGATGAGTGAAACCAAGAGTAA
- the galE gene encoding UDP-glucose 4-epimerase GalE: MSETKSKVLVLGGLGYIGSCFIDQLLKQYPDVTVSVIDINHTSLALQLLPRQVNVHFVNLLDRAQLTDTIAQINPDVVFHFAAKTSVKESTEQPLTYFDHNLVGTLNLLHALKELQKPIQLFFSSTAAVFGSASTLPIPENLVLEETLASNPYGISKFLSEIVLQTLTRSPHFQVIALRYFNVAGASNPFGNFNKNTTLLIPNLIKAFMEKRTFFLYGDDYDTKDGSCIRDYIHVVDLCDAHLLAWKWLQANPKVRFESFNLGSGQGFSNWEVINTAQAIFAPEQLQLKIESRRAGDPPVLVVDCTKAKRLLNFQPTRSLHKMLSDETIFYRDFYNRL, from the coding sequence ATGAGTGAAACCAAGAGTAAAGTACTCGTTTTAGGCGGTTTAGGTTACATTGGGAGCTGTTTTATTGACCAGCTTCTAAAACAGTACCCTGATGTAACTGTTAGTGTAATTGACATTAACCACACTAGTCTGGCGCTACAACTGTTACCAAGACAGGTCAACGTTCACTTTGTTAACTTACTTGACCGTGCACAGTTAACAGATACGATTGCTCAAATTAACCCTGATGTCGTGTTTCACTTTGCGGCAAAAACAAGCGTAAAGGAATCGACCGAACAACCACTTACATATTTTGACCATAACCTAGTCGGTACGCTCAACTTACTCCACGCTTTAAAAGAACTACAAAAACCGATCCAGCTGTTCTTCTCCTCCACTGCTGCAGTCTTTGGTAGTGCTAGTACACTTCCAATTCCAGAAAACTTAGTTTTAGAGGAAACACTCGCTTCCAATCCGTATGGCATTAGTAAGTTTTTAAGTGAAATAGTACTGCAAACACTTACCCGTAGCCCCCATTTTCAAGTAATAGCGTTGCGCTACTTTAACGTAGCGGGTGCTAGTAATCCCTTTGGTAACTTCAATAAAAACACGACCTTACTGATTCCTAACCTGATTAAAGCCTTTATGGAAAAGCGCACCTTCTTTCTGTATGGTGATGACTATGACACTAAAGATGGGAGCTGTATCCGTGATTACATCCATGTAGTAGACTTGTGTGATGCCCATTTGTTGGCGTGAAAGTGGTTGCAAGCCAATCCTAAAGTGCGCTTTGAAAGCTTTAACTTAGGTAGTGGTCAGGGCTTTTCCAATTGGGAGGTCATTAATACTGCTCAAGCAATCTTTGCGCCTGAACAATTACAGCTCAAAATTGAATCACGAAGGGCTGGTGATCCACCTGTTTTAGTGGTTGATTGCACGAAGGCAAAACGCTTACTCAACTTCCAACCAACCCGCTCATTACACAAAATGCTGAGCGATGAAACAATTTTTTATCGGGATTTTTATAATAGGCTTTAA